Below is a genomic region from Pleuronectes platessa chromosome 18, fPlePla1.1, whole genome shotgun sequence.
AGTCTTTGTTGAATCATCAGGATGAATCAGAAACTCGCAGCATCTCCAGACACCAGTGTCTCACCTGTACTCAGCGACCCCGCCCACGTACTTCTTCATGGCCGTGTCGGAGCTCATGCCGTAGAAGAGTTTGTACTTCTTGCCGTTCTTCTCGATGACCTCCCCGTTGCACTGGTCGTGGCCGGCGAGCATTCCCCCCATCATCACAAAGTCGGCCCCGGCCCCTGAGGAGCGGAGGCATAGATAAACATATTCTCTTAAAAGCTGAGGCTCTTATATTGATCTAATCTATGGATCAGGTTAATATTAGTTTATTATTACACTATCTTTACCTGACTTGAACATAGTTGATATTTTTGACAGGTGACTGATGCCCACCAGCAGAATAAGAAGCTTTAAGTATAGTGTACTTATTATATATACTCTACAATAATACTTGGTTTTTGTACTTACAGAGATGATGTGTCCTTTCAGTCCATGGGCTGAGTCTGCACACTCTATGACAGCACTGAGCTGTGGGTAACCCACTCCGGTCTTGATCCTCGTCGTGCACACAgaacctgcaacacacacattggAAAAGTCAATCTTCAGACcactatatattataataataataatatgtactTCACGTACAGCACCTCATAATCAAACCAGTGCTCCAGTCTCTCTGTAGCAACCTGAGAGCTGTACCTCTCACCCTGAGAGTGGAGCATGGACTCAGTGACTCTATAATGCATAGATATGCTAAATGTGCTGTAAGAAGCACCTGGAGACTAtaaattaaaaagagaaaacacctgGAGGGGCAGCACAAAGTGAGGAGGTTACCGGTCCTAATCCCAGTTTGGCCGgagcctttctgtgtggagtttgcctGTTGTCTCAGTGTCTACATTggttttctccagcttcctcccagattgtgggtgtgtgtgtgtgtgtttttctgtgtggacCCACTCTTCAGACTATGATCAGATGCACCCACCTGGCCCGATGCCCACTTTGATGATGTCGGCCCCGGAGAGGATGAGCTCCTCCACCATCTCCCCTGTTACCACGTTACCGGCCTCCAGAGGCACAGAGGACGTTACAGTTCAGCACGCAGCTCTAACCGGACACACAACCGCCGGCCTCTCTCTTACCATGATGGTGTGTTTGGGGAACTTCCCTCTGACCGTCTTCACAAACTCCACAAAGTACTCGGAGTAGCCGTTGGCCACGTCCAGACAGATGTACTTGAGGGTGGGGACGGCTTCCACGATGGCACACAGCTTCTCCAGGTCTGCGTTGCTGCTGCCGGAGCTGGCCGCTAAATGCTGTGAGGAAGAGTGGAAAAGatctgtataaataaaatgtgcacTCTCAGGTTCCTGTAGAGACGTGGGCGACTCTCACCTccatgcattctggatgagcagCAGCAAAGTTCTTCCATTCCTCTACGGAGTAGTGTTTGTGAATGGTTGTGAAGAGGGtgtgctgcagagagacagagaatatacaatattaaatacagtaGAAATCCCCCctgtatgttgaaataaagtggattcacttggtctgacgttttcgatcacatctttataaaacacctcataagcttcacactacaaaccctaTGGGGGGGAATGTTTtctgagagaagattccagattcattcactagactggcactcagtagagctcaacagagccgtataggttcatctctgatccatgcagcttccttctagcaagttgtgtggttattggtccagtagtttataaCATAAACCTATTAACTATTCCTAtttagcgtcttttcccacGTGTTCTTCCTCTAACTTCGAGTACTCCGTAGGATTCTAACTACAACTCTTTCACTTTTCCTCCGACTGTTGAGGTGAGTTCGTCACGCGGTGTCGTTTGTTGTTCGCCGGGTGCACGGCTACACGGAGCCGGTACCGGAGAACACGCAGGGGCCGCCGGGTGTCCGCTCCTTTCCGCCTCTCACGCTCACTCCAGCACCGGCGTGTGTTGTTCTCTTCCATGCAGATTCATGCCGTGTGCGCGATGCCGAAACGCTGAGCAGCAGCGACTCCGACCCAGGAGAAGGCCCCTCCGCTGCAGCAGAGAAAGGTGAGGCCCCCGGGGTCGAGCATTACCCGAGCTCCAGAGCCCTCCAGCTCCCAGCCCGGAGCCGGTCCCCCTGatgcccctcacacacacacctacctccCTGAGTCTTGAGGTGGAGGTGTGGTCatcactttttttaatttcataaccATAATAATACCTTTATATATATGTAGCAATTTTAACACTGCACAGATACATAGAACTTACTTAGAAGTATAAATAAAGCTGATGTAGAGTCCACATCATATTCAAATGTACATGTTCATCACACAAATAAGATAATTTTGTCACTATCAAGTCCATGACGTTGTACTCACTCATAGATGTCGGCCCTTTCATCAACATCCACAAATTATCCCCTGAGAAAACACTAAGActgtcaaaaaacaaatatctcggGCAAGTCAATACTTAAAgggtcctctgtcctctctcgcTAATCCATGTCTCCCCCTCAGAGCCCGAAGCCTCGGAGGAGTCGCCCTCTCCTGAGGAGGAGCCGGCAGCAGGCGATGCAGAGCCCACAGAGAACGGAGAGGAGAAGGCCGATTACGAAGCTTgggaagagaaggaaggaaagtcaacagagaagaaagagtgagTCTCAACCAGAGAAGGAGTTTGTCAACTCTGAACGCTGCGATATTTCACTTTTATCTGTTTATATTATCCTTACCTCTGCTGGAAAACTGCAGACTGCTCCTCCTGGTCGCAGTGTTGCATTTCCAcaagattatattatattacattacatttcatttagctgacgcttttatccaaagcgacaagaatcaagaaagtaccatttcttcaaaaataaagcaaaactacaaagtgctataagtaagtgccatttaagtgctactaaattgttagtttcaaattgtattcaaggtatagttgaggtatgtttttagtttgcagcGGAAGATGTAAACGAGGGCTCAGGgatgtctgatcagctgatatagattCTATTGATATGTGATCTGtgatctcttttttttcttcaggctCCGTTCTTTTTCTCgtcttcactctcacacattgtgttatccacaacagcagcagagtatcagtgtattttcgttattagtgacatcactgctttAGCTGAAATTTTGATTAATGATAGTTTGATCGGAGAGATTTGAAATGTCACTAAATGTCTTCATGCTTCCTCCTCACGCCCACGATTGCACGCCCTCAACTCAGAGTAAATCAATttaacaatatacataatgatttgtataatgagtttaatattgtgaaaatgtatcaaaacaAGAGAAGTTGAATATAGTAGATTTTGTGAAATCAGCAGTGACCTCTGAGCAGAAACTGAGCACAGTCAATGTGAACGGCTGTGAGGCTCATTTCTTGTGCCTGATGGTCTGTGCTGAATCTGGAGGCTGTTTTGAAAACTCAGTCTCGTTGGAACATCGAAGCTtagttctccctctgctggacattTTGAGAACACGGAAGAGTGGAAATCTTTACCTGTAGATTTCAGTCTAAACTTTCAGACTTTTCCTTTCATATTTTGTACTATTGTcatctgtagtttttattgCTGGAAATGTGACAAGTGATCATAAtcacttctctttctgcagcctaAAATGGACAAGAACACCTGCAgtggaggagacgaggacagtgactcaggtgaggtcacaccacatgacttttgAAGCTGTCGGTTCACTGTGCAGTTCACGCTACATTACCTGCTGTCTTGTAGCTGTTTGGAGTTTTTGATGACAGGGTGTCACATACTTCACAATGTTTCGACTGTtccgctctgtttagctgtCGTTGTCGATGGTTCATCTAAGATATTAAGCCTGTTAGAAATCTGGGAGTctgatagtctttcatatctattacattttacgaGAATTTCCTTCAGTATATTCtcaaaaaggttttaatttaaactgatgaaaccctgatattaaacagtaacttacagcatatcctgtatatggagtcaggtgaagcatcttcctctaaATGACTGAACCATGACTCTGATCATccacaatcgttatttttcacttatctctcttgtaacgtttcatctctggaACAGAACTATCACTCACAGCGTGCCACAACCGCTTCTCAGTgctgcagtccagcccctcaccCCCATCCTCCACCACTCGGaaaaaggtatgagatgacaaagCTGTCTGATTTtaaggatcctgttggtgttaggtttctctgaaacatgaggagagtgtttCTTTGATTCTGATATTTACCTCTCCTGTTGGTGTAACCGGTCTCTCTCTGGTGGTGATTTTCTCTGCGTTGTGTCTAAAAATGGATGACCAGGACTTGTTCTTTTCTTGACACAGgacttttatttctgttcagaggttcagcaaaagaacagaaaacattcaTCATTTGGTCACATGCCGGTCTCAGCCAGATCTAGAACATCCTAGTgtctaataaaaacaaaaagacctatataaaaaataataagttccaaaatactcaaagtattcataaaaataaataacaaaactaTAATTTACAATTACCTTTGAATGTCTCACATTCAATCAAACACgtcattaaaataatcaaatcttctATTTACAAAATCAACATGAGTCTTATGCAACCAAACATACCTGTTCAGAGGTTcagcaaaagaacagaaaacattcaTTTGGTCAAATGCCTAatgtcgtcgccaggcactaaacttgacctcgcctccggcgatttgacaaacgtgtttgttgatccaggatttgagaaggaataattagacacttatacatgaagttctggaaattgaacatttattgtaaaataaagaaatacttacagagagtctctggggttctgccggacacgtcaccaggttcactggatcatgtcgagaagaagcccagttcaatcctaagtccacagtatatataatcagacacagggtgggcacagaggcggttctttttccctgagggaattcagccattggccagatgtacactgtttcctcaaagtgcagttttttgcaagcacatcactttcaactgaccaggtgtcccactactgtggccttggcaaacagggagcttgctacagtggagagacccagcagattaaacatttcaggaggatttcatatctttttctcaccatgtttcatgaagcacctcattgtattagttctggctcatacaatgaatttccatcacacacttttctccgaattgtattttgggtcagattgacactctgattgacacctgctctttctgtggtcgtgctctgggcctgaccctgcgtctgagtcaaaaagatatacatcattccaaatataagaaacagttgtagcattatagagaaacatagatatctcaacactaacaaaaaaaatacacagttcAGAAGGCATTCTTTAGGACACTGTGATATTCACAGTTTCTCATTTatactgacatccttcctgactctttgtttattcgtcgtAGCAGCACAGCCAAAAAGCGCAGAAAGGACAGGAAGCGCAACAACAAGCAGATGATCACTGAGACACCATCACCGTCATCAGCAGACATTGAGGACCAACCTGAgccggagctcagcagcagcgaccCAGAGTCTGGTGAGACGCAGCTCACTGCCCAACActggacagacaggacgataatactgacacattcactctctgccattcatcacactgttgtgactgtggttgtttatttctcatgttaaaggagatataaccagtcaaagtcagagtacccctaaataataaacttgtaaagcccatatctccattaattaggaggcttgttgaacttgaaAGCGTCACAGTCACAACatgtcacagcttgtaaacagatttatatttttttattacattcttatatgtgaagaactgttaagtgtagttggtgatacaaatattaccttttgctgattgaattctgaacacatgtattcatctgtacttttccttcttccagatgatgcGCCAAGActgcagccagttggtgagaggtcttcctcacctgggctcgtgcagcctgaagcccccgtggagaGACTGGAAGCTCAAACCACTCCTCCTGCAAGTGAACAGGAGCTTCCCCTCCCCGCCACGCTCAGCACACATGTCAATCTCCCACTTGCAGTGGCCAATTCAGGTGAATGTCCCTCAGACAGGGAGTCAGTCACTTGTAACTTGTCCTCAGACGAGGAGCAGGAACCCTCTGTGGCACCACCTCGGCCTCCCAGCACAGACGAGCCTCTCTTGGACGCCCCAAGAACTCTGGCTGCCTTGTCTGTATTAGCCACAAAGGATTTGAACGGCCTTGCAGAGTCAAGGACTGAGCTGGCGACAGCGTCCAATGAGCCTTCTCTCATGCACCCTGCTGGACTCCAGCCCCAGGCCTCTAGTCCTGAAGCCTCCAGTGAAACTGTGCCTCCTGACATGAGGCCACAGGTTGCCTTTCCTGCACTGCTCCCAGACTTCGACCCAAGGAGAACTCtggaaaggtatgagatgacaacactGTCTGATTTtaaggatcctgttggtgttaggtttctctgaaacatgaggagagtgtttctttgattctgatatttatctctcctgttagcaggatatttataactctgattaactagtttctaTTGACTTAAAGAgaaatttgttttgttattaaggttttgtttcacttctgttcaagtcagtaataataattttctgtaggttccaaattggataaaaagcttgatattcagagtttctcatttatactgacatccttcctgactctttgtttattcgtcgtAGCAGCACAGCCAAAAAGCGCAGAAAGGGCA
It encodes:
- the LOC128462174 gene encoding GMP reductase 1-like gives rise to the protein SLQHTLFTTIHKHYSVEEWKNFAAAHPECMEHLAASSGSSNADLEKLCAIVEAVPTLKYICLDVANGYSEYFVEFVKTVRGKFPKHTIMAGNVVTGEMVEELILSGADIIKVGIGPGSVCTTRIKTGVGYPQLSAVIECADSAHGLKGHIISVSTKTKYYWAGADFVMMGGMLAGHDQCNGEVIEKNGKKYKLFYGMSSDTAMKKYVGGVAEYRASEGRTVEVPYRGDVENTIRDVLGGLRSTCTYVGAAKLKELSLTKRVEPVSLILKRRQLFAQLLLLV
- the LOC128462175 gene encoding translation initiation factor IF-2-like, whose product is MPKQPEASEESPSPEEEPAAGDAEPTENGEEKADYEAWEEKEGKSTEKKDSTAKKRRKDRKRNNKQMITETPSPSSADIEDQPEPELSSSDPESDDAPRLQPVVANSGECPSDRESVTCNLSSDEEQEPSVAPPRPPSTDEPLLDAPRTLAALSVLATKDLNGLAESRTELATASNEPSLMHPAGLQPQASSPEASSETVPPDMRPQVAFPALLPDFDPRRTLESSTAKKRRKGRKRNNKQMITETPSPSSADNEDQPEPELSSSDPE